A genomic segment from Thermoanaerobaculia bacterium encodes:
- a CDS encoding DUF6600 domain-containing protein, whose translation MKRFSTTTLLFGAAAFLAAAAAPAQGPGNADIQQAVARVSYLSGDVSYNRGDQPDVWEDAAVNVPMSIGDRLYLRGDGRAELQLEGGNFVRLGAQSDLSVLNLTDEVEQFSLQGGTASFRLARLGSQDSFEVDTPNVAVTFEQAGDYRLDVDADGNTRVGVRRGQALVAAGGGQVPLSAGSEMDITGIDSPQYDVVALPGLDPWDRWVDQRGARFRGASSRYVNAGVVGTEDLDEYGQWSDIPQYGHVWSPARVEVGWQPYRAGRWGWQDPWGWTWIADEPWGWAPYHYGRWVNHSSRWFWVPVAPGGAFASYSPALVAFVGGGAGWSASFSIGGGGYMGWFPLAPRDPFVPWWGSRAGAYGNVTNV comes from the coding sequence ATGAAGAGGTTTTCGACGACAACGCTGCTCTTCGGCGCGGCCGCTTTTCTGGCCGCCGCCGCGGCACCGGCCCAGGGGCCGGGAAACGCCGACATTCAACAGGCGGTCGCCCGCGTTTCCTATCTTTCGGGGGACGTTTCTTACAACCGGGGCGACCAACCCGACGTCTGGGAGGATGCCGCCGTGAACGTTCCGATGAGCATCGGCGATCGGCTGTACCTGCGCGGAGACGGAAGGGCCGAGCTTCAGTTGGAGGGCGGAAACTTCGTGCGCCTCGGAGCCCAGAGCGATCTCTCGGTTCTGAATCTGACCGACGAGGTGGAGCAGTTTTCGCTCCAGGGCGGCACCGCTTCGTTCCGTCTCGCCCGTCTCGGAAGCCAGGACTCCTTCGAGGTGGACACTCCCAACGTCGCCGTGACGTTCGAACAGGCGGGCGACTACCGCCTCGACGTGGACGCGGACGGCAATACCCGCGTGGGCGTCCGGCGCGGGCAGGCTCTCGTCGCGGCGGGAGGAGGCCAGGTTCCCCTTTCCGCGGGCAGCGAGATGGACATCACGGGCATCGATTCGCCCCAGTACGACGTCGTCGCGCTTCCCGGCCTCGACCCGTGGGATCGATGGGTGGACCAGAGAGGCGCGCGTTTCCGGGGTGCCTCTTCCCGCTATGTGAATGCGGGCGTCGTCGGAACGGAAGATCTCGACGAATACGGTCAGTGGAGCGACATTCCCCAGTACGGCCATGTCTGGTCGCCGGCGCGCGTGGAAGTCGGCTGGCAACCGTACCGTGCCGGCCGCTGGGGCTGGCAGGATCCCTGGGGCTGGACCTGGATCGCCGACGAGCCGTGGGGTTGGGCGCCGTACCATTACGGACGCTGGGTCAATCATTCGTCCCGCTGGTTCTGGGTCCCCGTGGCGCCGGGAGGCGCCTTCGCGAGCTATTCCCCCGCGCTCGTCGCCTTCGTCGGCGGCGGAGCGGGCTGGTCGGCGTCGTTTTCCATCGGAGGCGGAGGGTACATGGGATGGTTCCCTCTCGCCCCCCGCGACCCGTTCGTTCCCTGGTGGGGATCGCGCGCGGGCGCCTATGGGAACGTCACCAACGTG
- a CDS encoding lmo0937 family membrane protein, with translation MLYTIAIVLLILWALGFFAFHVGSGLIHLLIVVAVIMLLVQLISGRRRIV, from the coding sequence ATGCTCTACACCATCGCGATCGTCCTGCTCATCCTCTGGGCGCTCGGATTCTTCGCCTTTCACGTCGGCAGCGGTCTCATTCACCTGCTCATCGTCGTGGCGGTGATCATGCTTCTCGTTCAGCTGATCTCCGGACGCCGCCGGATCGTCTAG